The Antennarius striatus isolate MH-2024 chromosome 11, ASM4005453v1, whole genome shotgun sequence genome window below encodes:
- the LOC137603309 gene encoding melanopsin-A-like isoform X1 — translation MDGAKLALQRSARQIVISCSELEPNCTELPPPWNDRGSTVNTSRPAGVQLSASSAPTVTMMSEAPHPFPTVDVPDHAHYTIGSVILAIGITGMVGNFLVIYAFCRSRSLRTPANMFIINLAVTDLLMCVTQTPIFFTTSMHKRWIFGEKGCELYAFCGALFGICSMITLTVIAVDRYFVITRPLTSIGVLSRKRALLILMAAWAYSLGWSLPPFFGWSAYVPEGLLTSCTWDYMTFTPSVRAYTMLLFLFVFFLPLSIIIYCYVFIFRAIRTTNRAVGKVHGSVHSHSSTRDSVKNFQRLQNEWKMAKIALLVILLYVVSWSPYSSVALMAFAGYAHMLTPYMNSVPAVIAKASAIHNPIIYAITHPKYRLALAKYIPFLGVLLCVRQRDLRSASSSFMSTRRSTVTSQTSDISSQFRWHNNSKSRLSSASDSESGLTDTEADLSSMGSRPASRQVSCDISRDTAEMPDFKPSSSFKSKMRSHDSGIFEKTSFDVDVSCSGVRERSSIPNSGDFSEGHVTRGALGRIPSIVVTSESSPFLAIGRKGSSSSRLKMVNNNSKAGSG, via the exons ATGGACGGCGCGAAACTGGCGCTCCAGCGCAGCGCGCGGCAGATCGTCATCTCGTGCAGCGAGCTCGAGCCGAACTGCACGGAACTGCCCCCCCCGTGGAACGACCGCGGCTCCACGGTGAACACGTCCCGGCCAGCGGGGGTCCAGCTGTCCGCCTCCAGCGCCCCAACG GTGACAATGATGTCCGAGGCCCCACACCCTTTTCCCACTGTGGATGTTCCTGACCACGCCCACTACACTATTGGCTCCGTCATCCTCGCCATCGGAATCACCGGCATGGTCGGCAACTTCCTGGTCATATATGCTTTTTGCAG GAGTCGCAGCCTGCGGACGCCAGCCAACATGTTCATCATCAACCTGGCCGTCACCGACCTGCTGATGTGTGTCACCCAGACGCccatcttcttcaccaccagcaTGCACAAGAGGTGGATCTTTGGAGAGAAGG GATGTGAGCTCTACGCCTTCTGCGGTGCCCTCTTCGGGATCTGCTCCATGATCACGCTGACGGTAATCGCCGTGGATCGCTACTTTGTCATCACGCGCCCGCTGACCTCCATCGGCGTGTTGTCACGTAAACGagccctcctcatcctcatggCGGCGTGGGCCTACTCTCTGGGTTGGAGCCTGCCACCATTCTTCGGCTGGA GTGCCTACGTCCCAGAGGGGctgctgacttcctgtacctgggACTACATGACCTTCACGCCGTCGGTGCGCGCCTACACCatgctgctcttcctcttcgtcttcttcttgcCGCTCTCCATCATCATCTACTGCTACGTCTTCATCTTCCGCGCCATCCGCACCACCAACCG ggCAGTGGGGAAGGTTCACGGCAGCGTTCACAGTCACAGCAGCACTCGTGACTCCGTGAAGAATTTCCAGCGGCTGCAAAACGAGTGGAAGATGGCGAAGATCGCTCTGCTCGTCATCCTGCTCTACGTGGTGTCCTGGTCTCCGTACTCCAGCGTGGCACTGATGGCGTTCGCCGG GTACGCCCACATGTTGACCCCCTACATGAACTCGGTGCCCGCCGTCATTGCCAAGGCGTCGGCCATCCACAACCCCATCATCTACGCCATCACACACCCAAAGTACAG GTTAGCGTTAGCCAAGTACATCCCGTTCCTCGGGGTGCTGCTGTGCGTCCGTCAGCGTGACCTCCGCTCcgccagcagcagcttcatgtcGACGCGCCGCTCCACCGTCACCAGCCAGACCTCCGACATCAGCAGCCAGTTCAGGTGGCACAACAACAGCAAGTCCCGCCTCTCCTCCGCCTCCGACAGCGAATCA GGTTTGACCGACACGGAGGCCGATCTGTCCAGCATGGGTTCCAGACCTGCCAGCCGCCAGGTGTCATGTGACATCAGCAGAGACACCGCCGAAATGCCCGACTTCAAACCGTCCTCCAGCTTCAAGAGCAAGATGAGGAGTCACGACTCGGGCATCTTTGAAAAG ACGTCGTTTGACGTCGACGTTTCCTGTTCGGGGGTCAGGGAGCGCAGCAGCATCCCCAAC AGCGGCGACTTCTCagagggtcatgtgaccagaggAGCGCTCGGACGGATCCCGAGCATCGTCGTCACGTCTGAGTCCAGCCCCTTCCTTGCTATTGGCCGCAAAGGTTCCAGCAGCTCCCGCCTCAAGATGGTCAACAACAACTCAAAGGCGGGGTCCGGATAG
- the LOC137603309 gene encoding melanopsin-A-like isoform X2 has product MMSEAPHPFPTVDVPDHAHYTIGSVILAIGITGMVGNFLVIYAFCRSRSLRTPANMFIINLAVTDLLMCVTQTPIFFTTSMHKRWIFGEKGCELYAFCGALFGICSMITLTVIAVDRYFVITRPLTSIGVLSRKRALLILMAAWAYSLGWSLPPFFGWSAYVPEGLLTSCTWDYMTFTPSVRAYTMLLFLFVFFLPLSIIIYCYVFIFRAIRTTNRAVGKVHGSVHSHSSTRDSVKNFQRLQNEWKMAKIALLVILLYVVSWSPYSSVALMAFAGYAHMLTPYMNSVPAVIAKASAIHNPIIYAITHPKYRLALAKYIPFLGVLLCVRQRDLRSASSSFMSTRRSTVTSQTSDISSQFRWHNNSKSRLSSASDSESGLTDTEADLSSMGSRPASRQVSCDISRDTAEMPDFKPSSSFKSKMRSHDSGIFEKTSFDVDVSCSGVRERSSIPNSGDFSEGHVTRGALGRIPSIVVTSESSPFLAIGRKGSSSSRLKMVNNNSKAGSG; this is encoded by the exons ATGATGTCCGAGGCCCCACACCCTTTTCCCACTGTGGATGTTCCTGACCACGCCCACTACACTATTGGCTCCGTCATCCTCGCCATCGGAATCACCGGCATGGTCGGCAACTTCCTGGTCATATATGCTTTTTGCAG GAGTCGCAGCCTGCGGACGCCAGCCAACATGTTCATCATCAACCTGGCCGTCACCGACCTGCTGATGTGTGTCACCCAGACGCccatcttcttcaccaccagcaTGCACAAGAGGTGGATCTTTGGAGAGAAGG GATGTGAGCTCTACGCCTTCTGCGGTGCCCTCTTCGGGATCTGCTCCATGATCACGCTGACGGTAATCGCCGTGGATCGCTACTTTGTCATCACGCGCCCGCTGACCTCCATCGGCGTGTTGTCACGTAAACGagccctcctcatcctcatggCGGCGTGGGCCTACTCTCTGGGTTGGAGCCTGCCACCATTCTTCGGCTGGA GTGCCTACGTCCCAGAGGGGctgctgacttcctgtacctgggACTACATGACCTTCACGCCGTCGGTGCGCGCCTACACCatgctgctcttcctcttcgtcttcttcttgcCGCTCTCCATCATCATCTACTGCTACGTCTTCATCTTCCGCGCCATCCGCACCACCAACCG ggCAGTGGGGAAGGTTCACGGCAGCGTTCACAGTCACAGCAGCACTCGTGACTCCGTGAAGAATTTCCAGCGGCTGCAAAACGAGTGGAAGATGGCGAAGATCGCTCTGCTCGTCATCCTGCTCTACGTGGTGTCCTGGTCTCCGTACTCCAGCGTGGCACTGATGGCGTTCGCCGG GTACGCCCACATGTTGACCCCCTACATGAACTCGGTGCCCGCCGTCATTGCCAAGGCGTCGGCCATCCACAACCCCATCATCTACGCCATCACACACCCAAAGTACAG GTTAGCGTTAGCCAAGTACATCCCGTTCCTCGGGGTGCTGCTGTGCGTCCGTCAGCGTGACCTCCGCTCcgccagcagcagcttcatgtcGACGCGCCGCTCCACCGTCACCAGCCAGACCTCCGACATCAGCAGCCAGTTCAGGTGGCACAACAACAGCAAGTCCCGCCTCTCCTCCGCCTCCGACAGCGAATCA GGTTTGACCGACACGGAGGCCGATCTGTCCAGCATGGGTTCCAGACCTGCCAGCCGCCAGGTGTCATGTGACATCAGCAGAGACACCGCCGAAATGCCCGACTTCAAACCGTCCTCCAGCTTCAAGAGCAAGATGAGGAGTCACGACTCGGGCATCTTTGAAAAG ACGTCGTTTGACGTCGACGTTTCCTGTTCGGGGGTCAGGGAGCGCAGCAGCATCCCCAAC AGCGGCGACTTCTCagagggtcatgtgaccagaggAGCGCTCGGACGGATCCCGAGCATCGTCGTCACGTCTGAGTCCAGCCCCTTCCTTGCTATTGGCCGCAAAGGTTCCAGCAGCTCCCGCCTCAAGATGGTCAACAACAACTCAAAGGCGGGGTCCGGATAG